A single Ketogulonicigenium vulgare WSH-001 DNA region contains:
- a CDS encoding gamma-glutamyl kinase — protein sequence MLVFWQERLVLFAVPKTGTTAIEGFLAPRAAMILRNPPTIKHMQLTRYNRTINPLIENSGGEGFETLAVIREPVSWLSSWYRYRHREDLIGHANSTRGITFDHFVTEYLNDKPLPYAKVGKQASYVFDGDGKRETTLLSRYENQDGLIEFLEQRLNMRITLPRLNISPEIETSLSPEIEARFRRERPLEFEAWEMAL from the coding sequence ATGCTGGTATTCTGGCAAGAGCGGCTGGTTCTATTTGCCGTGCCAAAGACGGGAACGACGGCCATCGAAGGGTTCCTTGCCCCCCGCGCGGCGATGATCCTGCGCAATCCGCCCACGATTAAGCATATGCAGCTAACACGCTATAATAGAACAATTAATCCTTTAATTGAAAACTCGGGTGGCGAGGGATTTGAAACATTAGCGGTCATCCGCGAGCCGGTGTCATGGCTCTCTAGCTGGTATCGCTATCGCCACCGCGAGGATTTGATCGGCCATGCGAATTCGACGCGCGGAATCACATTTGACCATTTCGTCACCGAATATCTAAACGACAAGCCGCTGCCTTACGCCAAGGTCGGCAAGCAGGCGTCTTACGTGTTCGATGGCGATGGCAAGCGCGAGACGACGCTGCTGTCGCGCTATGAGAACCAAGATGGGCTGATTGAATTTCTGGAACAGCGCCTGAACATGCGCATCACCTTGCCACGATTGAATATCTCGCCCGAGATCGAGACCAGCCTCAGCCCCGAGATCGAGGCCCGCTTTCGACGCGAGCGTCCGCTGGAATTCGAGGCGTGGGAGATGGCGCTTTAA
- the recA gene encoding recombinase RecA has translation MATADLISMMDKKASDKQKALDSALAQIERQFGKGAIMRLGGANALPEIEATSTGSLGLDIALGIGGLPKGRIIEIFGPESSGKTTLTLHAVAEEQKKGGVCAFVDAEHALDPSYAKKLGVNLDELLISQPDTGEQALEIVDTLVRSGAVSMVVVDSVAALTPKSEIEGDMGDSSVGVHARLMSQAMRKLTGSISRSNCMVIFINQIRMKIGVMFGSPETTTGGNALKFYASVRLDIRRIGAIKDRDEVVGNSTRVKVVKNKVAPPFKQVEFDIMYGEGISKRGEIIDLGVKAGVVEKSGSWFSYGDQRIGQGRENAKQFLRDNPAISDEIEGKIRAMNGLDLAFSPGADDDAGDGNDPLLD, from the coding sequence ATGGCAACGGCAGATCTGATTTCGATGATGGACAAGAAGGCTTCCGACAAGCAAAAGGCACTCGATAGCGCATTGGCTCAGATTGAGCGTCAATTCGGTAAAGGTGCGATCATGAGATTGGGCGGGGCGAATGCGCTGCCTGAAATCGAAGCAACCTCAACGGGTTCGCTGGGACTTGATATCGCTTTGGGGATCGGCGGTCTGCCCAAGGGGCGCATCATCGAAATCTTTGGGCCGGAAAGCTCGGGCAAGACGACGCTGACGCTGCATGCGGTCGCGGAAGAGCAGAAAAAAGGCGGCGTCTGTGCCTTTGTGGACGCGGAACATGCGCTGGACCCGTCCTATGCCAAAAAGCTGGGCGTCAATCTGGACGAGCTGCTGATCTCGCAGCCCGATACGGGCGAGCAGGCGCTGGAAATCGTCGATACGCTGGTGCGCTCGGGCGCGGTCAGCATGGTCGTCGTTGACTCGGTCGCGGCGCTGACGCCCAAATCCGAGATCGAGGGTGATATGGGCGACAGCAGTGTCGGCGTCCACGCCCGCCTGATGAGCCAAGCGATGCGCAAGCTGACGGGTTCGATCTCGCGTTCGAATTGTATGGTCATCTTCATCAACCAGATCCGGATGAAAATCGGCGTCATGTTCGGCAGCCCCGAGACGACCACCGGCGGCAATGCGTTGAAATTCTACGCCTCGGTGCGTTTGGACATCCGCCGCATCGGTGCGATCAAGGATCGCGACGAGGTTGTCGGCAACTCGACCCGCGTGAAAGTCGTCAAGAACAAAGTCGCGCCGCCCTTCAAACAGGTCGAATTCGACATCATGTATGGCGAGGGCATCTCGAAACGTGGCGAGATCATCGACCTTGGCGTCAAAGCCGGTGTCGTTGAAAAGTCGGGGTCGTGGTTCTCGTATGGCGATCAGCGCATCGGGCAGGGGCGTGAAAACGCCAAGCAATTCCTGCGCGACAACCCCGCCATCTCGGACGAGATCGAGGGGAAAATCCGCGCGATGAACGGCCTTGATCTGGCGTTTTCGCCCGGTGCGGATGACGACGCGGGCGACGGAAACGATCCTCTGCTGGACTGA
- a CDS encoding ATP-binding protein gives MFEFLKRYMPRSLYGRAALILLLPILTLQVTISLVFIQRHFEQVTTQMTEFLIVDLAHLVSYYDDGDPLALAQAANVARALRFEIEDPALAQQMQEDRVAFEDLSGRALIRTLHDSPLPITHIDLTHPRRVFVALDTNSGPYVVSFERRRIAASNPHQLLVLIIVLSVLLTFISYVFLRNQLRPIKRLSEASLEYGKGRVIPYRPSGSTEVRAAGAAFVEMRNRIERQVQQRTQMLSGVSHDLRTPLTRLKLGLSISDDPEAVEMLKDVEEMEHMLDAFLDFSRSDAEAALEYADPVALVRDTVAKAQKLGQVVLTQTAGVGMVQLRPDSIRRALENLIGNAQRYADQVQVSVLLNERNLRIIVEDNGPGIPASLREDAMRPFVRLDPARNQDQGSGVGLGLAIVADVARSHGGQLRLSQSETLGGLRAELVLAR, from the coding sequence ATGTTCGAATTTCTAAAGCGGTATATGCCACGCAGCCTTTACGGGCGGGCGGCGCTGATTTTGCTGCTGCCGATTCTGACGTTGCAGGTGACGATCTCGTTGGTGTTCATCCAGCGCCACTTTGAACAGGTCACAACCCAGATGACCGAATTTTTGATCGTCGATCTGGCGCATCTGGTCTCCTATTACGATGACGGCGATCCGTTGGCGCTGGCGCAGGCGGCGAATGTGGCGCGTGCCCTGCGGTTTGAAATCGAAGACCCGGCACTGGCCCAACAGATGCAGGAGGATCGCGTCGCGTTCGAGGATCTGTCCGGGCGGGCCCTGATCCGTACATTGCATGATAGCCCGTTGCCGATCACGCATATTGACCTGACCCATCCGCGCCGCGTGTTTGTTGCGCTTGATACCAACAGCGGCCCCTATGTTGTCAGTTTTGAACGGCGCCGGATTGCGGCCTCGAACCCGCATCAACTGCTTGTTCTGATTATTGTCCTGAGTGTTCTGCTGACCTTTATTTCCTATGTGTTCCTGCGCAATCAACTGCGCCCGATCAAACGCCTGTCCGAGGCCTCGTTGGAATATGGCAAGGGCAGGGTGATCCCCTATCGCCCCTCTGGCTCGACCGAGGTGCGCGCGGCCGGCGCCGCCTTTGTCGAAATGCGCAACCGGATCGAGCGGCAGGTACAGCAGCGCACACAGATGCTGTCGGGCGTCAGCCACGATCTGCGCACACCGCTGACGCGTCTCAAACTGGGCCTGTCGATCAGCGATGATCCCGAAGCGGTCGAAATGCTGAAGGATGTCGAGGAAATGGAACATATGCTGGACGCGTTCCTGGACTTTTCCCGCTCGGATGCCGAGGCCGCGCTGGAATATGCGGACCCGGTTGCACTGGTGCGTGATACGGTCGCCAAGGCGCAAAAGCTGGGACAGGTTGTGCTGACACAAACGGCAGGTGTCGGCATGGTGCAGTTGCGCCCCGATTCGATCCGTCGCGCGCTAGAGAACCTGATCGGCAATGCGCAGCGTTACGCCGATCAGGTCCAGGTTAGCGTGCTGCTGAACGAACGTAATCTGCGCATCATTGTCGAGGATAACGGCCCCGGTATTCCAGCGTCGCTGCGCGAGGACGCGATGCGGCCCTTCGTGCGCCTTGATCCTGCGCGCAATCAAGATCAGGGATCGGGCGTCGGCCTTGGCCTTGCGATTGTGGCGGATGTGGCGCGCAGTCACGGCGGGCAGCTGCGTCTGTCGCAAAGCGAGACCCTGGGGGGCTTGCGCGCCGAATTGGTGCTGGCGCGTTAA
- a CDS encoding ABC transporter ATP-binding protein encodes MTKTATKDLALQVAGLNVRFKTLRGVVEAVSDVSFDLPSGSVLALVGESGSGKSVTAKSIMGLVRANHAEVSTRTLQLCGQDLKTMSEEGRRRLRGAQIAMVFQDALSALNPVLSIADQLGELFRIHRQASRREARERAIELLRLVRIPNAEKRVDDYPHQFSGGMRQRLLIAAGIALKPQVLIADEPTTALDVTVQAQILDLLDELRSAMGMSVMIITHDLGVVARIAEEVAVMYGGRIVERAGVEEIFDAPRHPYTAALLASAPRISSRARLTPIQGTTPVLINPKPGCAFAPRCAYATPICVNERPLLTPDGAPHCYACHHPMPEVEHA; translated from the coding sequence ATGACAAAAACAGCGACGAAAGATCTGGCTTTGCAGGTCGCGGGGTTGAACGTCCGTTTCAAAACCCTGCGCGGCGTGGTCGAGGCGGTGTCAGATGTCTCATTTGATCTGCCATCGGGATCGGTACTGGCGCTGGTTGGCGAATCCGGTTCGGGCAAGTCGGTCACCGCGAAATCCATTATGGGACTGGTGCGTGCAAACCATGCCGAGGTATCGACCCGGACCTTGCAGCTTTGCGGTCAAGATCTGAAAACCATGAGCGAGGAGGGCCGCCGCCGTTTGCGCGGCGCGCAGATCGCGATGGTGTTTCAAGATGCGCTGTCCGCGCTGAACCCGGTCTTGTCGATTGCCGATCAGTTGGGCGAGCTGTTTCGCATTCACCGTCAGGCCAGCCGACGCGAGGCGCGCGAGCGGGCAATCGAACTGCTGCGCCTTGTCCGTATTCCCAATGCGGAAAAACGGGTGGATGACTATCCGCACCAGTTCTCGGGCGGTATGCGCCAGCGGCTGCTGATTGCGGCGGGGATCGCGCTAAAGCCGCAAGTTTTGATCGCCGATGAGCCGACAACCGCGCTGGATGTGACGGTTCAGGCGCAGATCCTTGATTTGCTGGATGAATTGCGCAGCGCCATGGGCATGTCGGTGATGATCATCACCCATGATCTGGGTGTGGTCGCCCGTATCGCCGAGGAGGTCGCCGTGATGTACGGCGGCCGCATTGTCGAGCGGGCAGGGGTCGAGGAGATATTCGATGCGCCGCGCCATCCCTATACGGCGGCGCTGCTGGCGTCGGCACCGCGTATTTCCTCACGTGCGCGCCTGACGCCTATTCAGGGCACGACACCGGTGTTGATCAACCCCAAACCGGGTTGCGCTTTTGCGCCGCGCTGTGCCTATGCGACGCCGATCTGCGTCAACGAACGCCCGCTGCTGACACCCGATGGCGCGCCCCATTGCTATGCTTGCCACCATCCCATGCCCGAGGTCGAACATGCTTGA
- a CDS encoding ABC transporter ATP-binding protein, translated as MLDHTDAPLFEARGLSKSFRAGGHITGKKFNAVKDASLKLYRGETLGIVGESGCGKSTLARMLVGLEVPDGGDVLLRGQALVRDKASRRAVQMVFQDPYLSLNPRLTVMDIIAEPLDVHGLARGAARKARVGELLDAVGLDPQVSSRFPHEFSGGQRQRIGIARALAADPQILVCDEPVSALDVSVQAQVVNLLIDLQARFGLSIIFIAHDLAVVRAMCHRTMVMYMGRVVEVGDTDTVMQHPNHPYTQMLRRSALEPDPRAARLARGTTPKGEPPNPANLPQGCVFQSRCPLVFATCHQAEPDLLAVGDQGKAACWHLEAR; from the coding sequence ATGCTTGATCACACCGACGCCCCCTTGTTCGAGGCGCGGGGCCTCAGCAAAAGCTTTCGCGCTGGCGGCCATATCACCGGCAAAAAGTTCAACGCCGTCAAAGACGCGTCGCTTAAGCTCTACCGCGGTGAAACATTGGGAATCGTGGGGGAATCCGGATGCGGTAAGTCGACATTGGCCCGCATGTTGGTAGGGCTAGAGGTGCCGGACGGCGGGGATGTGTTGCTGCGGGGGCAGGCGCTGGTGCGCGATAAGGCCAGCCGCCGGGCGGTGCAGATGGTGTTTCAGGACCCCTATCTGTCGTTGAACCCGCGCCTGACGGTGATGGATATTATTGCCGAGCCGTTGGATGTGCATGGTCTGGCACGCGGCGCGGCGCGCAAGGCGCGCGTTGGGGAATTGCTGGATGCGGTCGGCCTTGATCCGCAGGTCTCCAGCCGTTTTCCGCATGAGTTTTCGGGCGGCCAGCGCCAGCGGATTGGCATTGCGCGCGCACTGGCGGCAGATCCGCAAATTTTGGTTTGCGACGAGCCGGTATCGGCGCTGGACGTCTCGGTGCAGGCGCAGGTGGTCAACCTTTTGATCGACTTGCAGGCCCGGTTCGGGCTGTCGATCATCTTTATTGCGCATGATTTGGCGGTGGTGCGCGCGATGTGTCACCGCACGATGGTGATGTATATGGGGCGCGTGGTCGAGGTGGGCGACACTGACACGGTGATGCAGCATCCAAACCACCCCTATACCCAGATGTTGCGCCGCTCTGCGCTAGAGCCCGACCCGCGCGCCGCGCGCCTCGCCAGGGGCACGACGCCAAAAGGCGAGCCACCAAACCCCGCAAATCTGCCGCAGGGCTGCGTCTTTCAATCACGCTGTCCGCTGGTTTTCGCAACCTGCCACCAGGCCGAGCCTGACCTGTTGGCGGTGGGGGATCAGGGAAAAGCGGCGTGCTGGCACCTAGAGGCGCGATGA